One window of Perca flavescens isolate YP-PL-M2 chromosome 15, PFLA_1.0, whole genome shotgun sequence genomic DNA carries:
- the trir gene encoding telomerase RNA component interacting RNase isoform X2 has protein sequence MEDLRPPDPAEGSSSSSSSSSSDSSPASPSSRPAPAASNAPVPGGNAFANDGSFMEMFKKKMEEEKRKKQTQQTSGEERRATTEQGQTSVEKKPPPVTSFVGKRRGGVFLKTGMVAKKQKDDSEAEPGKSDAWSKYMAEVKKYKAHQCGDDDKTRPLVK, from the exons ATGGAAGACCTCAGACCGCCAGACCCGGCggagggcagcagcagcagcagcagcagcagcagcagcgactCCAGCCCCGCGTCCCCCTCCAGCAGACCCGCACCGGCGGCGAGCAATGCCCCGGTTCCCGGGGGAAACGCGTTCGCCAACGACGGCAGCTTCATGGAGATGTTCAAGaagaagatggaggaggagaagaggaaaaagcagACGCAGCAAACaagtggagaggagaggagagccaCCACCGAGCAAGGACAGACATCAGTGGAAAAGAAGCCCCCTCCCGTGACCAGCTTT GTGGGGAAGCGCAGAGGTGGTGTGTTCCTAAAGACCGGCATGGTTGCGAAGAAGCAGAAAGACGACTCAGAA GCGGAGCCAGGCAAGAGCGATGCTTGGTCAAAGTACATGGCTGAGGTCAAAAAGTACAAAGCCCACCAGTGTGGTGACGACGATAAGACCCGCCCTCTGGTCAAGTAG
- the trir gene encoding telomerase RNA component interacting RNase isoform X1 gives MEDLRPPDPAEGSSSSSSSSSSDSSPASPSSRPAPAASNAPVPGGNAFANDGSFMEMFKKKMEEEKRKKQTQQTSGEERRATTEQGQTSVEKKPPPVTSFVRGLAVVGKRRGGVFLKTGMVAKKQKDDSEAEPGKSDAWSKYMAEVKKYKAHQCGDDDKTRPLVK, from the exons ATGGAAGACCTCAGACCGCCAGACCCGGCggagggcagcagcagcagcagcagcagcagcagcagcgactCCAGCCCCGCGTCCCCCTCCAGCAGACCCGCACCGGCGGCGAGCAATGCCCCGGTTCCCGGGGGAAACGCGTTCGCCAACGACGGCAGCTTCATGGAGATGTTCAAGaagaagatggaggaggagaagaggaaaaagcagACGCAGCAAACaagtggagaggagaggagagccaCCACCGAGCAAGGACAGACATCAGTGGAAAAGAAGCCCCCTCCCGTGACCAGCTTTGTAAGGGGTTTGGCAGTT GTGGGGAAGCGCAGAGGTGGTGTGTTCCTAAAGACCGGCATGGTTGCGAAGAAGCAGAAAGACGACTCAGAA GCGGAGCCAGGCAAGAGCGATGCTTGGTCAAAGTACATGGCTGAGGTCAAAAAGTACAAAGCCCACCAGTGTGGTGACGACGATAAGACCCGCCCTCTGGTCAAGTAG